The Bactrocera dorsalis isolate Fly_Bdor chromosome 3, ASM2337382v1, whole genome shotgun sequence genomic interval ttatgggtttttagcaccaaaaataatttaaaaatggaagTAGAAAAAAGGCAGCTTGAACCGAGCAATTGTAGTGGAGATGCAGGAATAACGAATGTTTCTCTAATGGCAACAAACTCCGtagataaatcaaatattgaagTTGCGGAAGATATGaacaaaacacaaaatcatAAAAGCCAAACTAATAAAGATGAAACAAGTGACGAAACAGCGAAGAAGCCTACACATAATTCAGCTATCAAAACCAATGAAGAAGATTCAAATAAGAATGAGAATATATCGGATGTATCGGTAAAACAACAAGAAGTCTTATTAATAAAAGTCACTGAAAACAATGAGGGCTCCAAAACTCCAAAGTTGGAAGAAAGTGCGAACAAAAATAGTCTTGATTTTAAAGAGACCAAAAGTggagaaaatttaaatgatctAAATGAATTTGAAGATTCGCAAGATGCTGTCGAGGATGACGAAAGTCAGAAGGAAGAAGCATCAACAGCTGACGATGACAACAGTCTTTCGCCTTCAACACAATCGCAATCACCACCACTTAGAGACACAACAATTGCGACATCAAGTGCATCCATTGCTTCAGCAATTGGGGTAGCGGCTTCCGTAGTTGTGGCAGCTGCCGGTATAAGAGCTTCTATTCCAGACACAATTTTATCGCCACCCAAGTCAGAAACACTAACCGATGATGCAAACACTGCTACATCATCCTCATCACCAGCATCGGATTCTCAGCTCTCGCCGATGATTACCGAAACCTCAATTGCGAGCAGTGCAGCACTTACCCCAACTACACCACCAGAAGCACCAGAAATGTCTGTCTCCAATAATAGTGGAGAGTCAACACCCTCTAAGACAGCTACCAAGAGGGGTGCCACCGATATTGACTCAGTTGCAGAAGGTGGTGGCAAACGCGTTATACAACCGATTAATCTTGTTGCAAACGGCACCATACCCAAATCTAGTGGGAAACCGCTAATGTCGGCcatgaataaaaaattgaaagaaaaaacgacACGTGCACCAAGACAAAGGAAACAAAAATCTACGTTGCCTATGTACGAAAGCGAGGTAATcaagtaaatttattatttgtaaatagtACTTAATTCccgtctattttattttatcacagATAAGCGACAataaaacgggaatcaaattaTGTATAAAGAAATCAGATTCTACGGGCAATTTGGCTGCTTCAACGGGAATTTTAGTACCAACCGTTACGGCGAAATCGGTAGAGACTACAACTACTGCTCCTAAGCAGACGCGCAAACGTTCCCGCAAAACGAAATCAAAGGCACGCGTCGATGACGACGAAAGTGAGCCTGAGGTAACGACGGTAAAGCGTGGGAAGAACAAGGCCAGCAATGCAGAACGTCAGAAGAAAGTCTCTTTTAGTGGCATCGAAGAACAAGGCGAGAAACATCGCGCCACAATTGAGCAAGGCGATTGGGGTGCACGGATCCCACAGGAAATACTCTTTAAGGTGTGCATGAAATTGAAAAACGTTTAAATGGAAAAGACAAtctcatataaaattattttctagatttttgaaattctaGTTGATCGTGAAGGTTGTTTGCCAACACTTTGTCGACTTGGTCGTGTTTGTACACTGTGGCGAAATGTTGCGCTAACGCCATCATTGTGGAAAACTATGGATCTATCTACGTGGATAAAGGACAAATATCGCACCGAACTCAAACTAAAATGGTTTGTAGACAATCGATGCAGCGAGTGTACAGAATTGAATGTTGGTAAGTACTCCACATGATGTCGGAAAAATTTATCGTTAATCACTATAATCATTTAAGCCAACTGGAAAATGTCGGATATAAACTGCTTTCTAAATAAATTGGCGGTCGGTTGTCCAAATTTAACGAGCATTACTCTATCAGGTTGGAAAGGTTTCACTTCAGATCATTTGGCTTATTTAgcagaaaatatgcaaaaactgGAACGCCTCGATTTGAGTTCTGTTAATGTAAGTTTCAGCGTTTGTAAATCTTTCATTTCGGGTCCAAATTTGTAAAGATGCCTTTATTGTTACAACACAGGTGGAAATGAATGCGAGCAAGAGTGCAGTGGGCCCACAATCGCTCTGCAATGCATTACAAATAATGAATAAACGTTTAACGCATCTCTATTTGGCACATAATCGGCTGGCCGGGATCCCACAAATAGTCGCTACTTTGGCTGTAAGCATTTAACGTTTAAACTCTTCTAATTTTggtaattaacaatattttgtatACCTTCCGTAGACACATTGCCCCAATTTGGTGAACTTAGATCTCTCAAATGTTACAACACAAGCGACTTCACACGGCATCTTTCACATTGAAAAGCTTCAGCATGGCTGCCCCAAATTAAAAGTACTACGAGTCACGAATTCACACATAACATGGGGGAATGCAACACTGCAAGAAGCGGtatgattattattaataatagtcAAACTGGTTTCGTTTTATTGACAGTGACCATATATTTATAGATGGATTCGCCAGGTTTCCCAGAGCTCGAGGAACTCTCGGTGGCAGCTTTAACAGATGAATGCCGCGTTATCGGTGATGACCATTTGCAGCGCATATTGAAAACCAGTTCGAAACTAAAGCTCTTGGATGTGCGCGGTTGCGCACGACTCACGCACGAAAGTCTTATACGCCTACCTGCATGGGACAtcaagcatttatttttgtcattttgctCAGTGACACGTGATGTTGGGTAATTGTTTAACAACtacttttgtttggttttaaaTTCACATTTGTATTCTATATGTAGCTCCGGCCTCGAGTTGATCGCCTCAAAATGGGCTCATAGTCTTATAGAATTGGACTTAGCTTGGGCGAATGTGCAGCAACCGCTTGACAATGCATTACGTGCATTGGCCGAAAAGGGCAGCGAATCGCCATTAGCGTAAGTACAATTCAATCTTATTAAAGCTACATgaagttcaaaaaatatatttcttctaaTTTGCAGGCATTTGAATCTCTGTGGTTCGTCGGTTTCAGATGAAGCAGTCAAGGAAATACTTGCAAACTGTGCGCACATGAGTTCAATAAATCTCTCATCGTGTCGTGGTTTACCGCGTGGTGTCAAACGTCTAATGCAAGGTCAGCAAGAGTTACAAGAACTGCGTGAAGTGCTTAAGGTGCAGATGAAAGTGAAATTGCCCGCTCAAATAAAGCAAGAGCAAGAGGAGGAGGAGCGACGGAAGCGCTTCGAACAATGCGGCGCAACTACTGACGCTGATAGCGGCGGTGGTGGCAGTAATGTTCAATCTAATTGAAATAAAGACGTTACatcacacaaaattaaaaagcaaaaactgtacgttaatatgaaaaaataatgagtaacaaacaaaaattatttttaacacaagGAGTATAAATTTGTAGCTTAAACTAAAACTATGAACGCGaagaaaaacttcaattaatattAGATTTCGTTATGAAGTATGACCTTTTTCAGTTTTACTATTATTAGCACATTCAAAAGAAGCGCTAATTGGCGAGTAAGCATTAAATGGATTTAGATGTTTTGTAGAAACGACACAGTGTGCAAATCTTCTGCTGCTGGTGGCAGAAAGACATTCAATTTACGTATTTTAGCATTAATGcgtgcaaatttttatattatgtaattttttgtgCATCACACAGGTAGCTTCCAAATTAAACACGGAATTGTGTTACTATTATGTTATTTGGCACTACTTTATAACTTAACTTTTATATATTCCTAcatttaagtaaggctttaagTCACCGCTTAATAATtgatttccatttttatttggtcacatttatacaattatatatacatttgcaaTATACATTTACACCTATAGTCGTTGGAATCCCCGCTAGtgttaattttttagttatacAATTTGGAAATGTTTAAGAAAAGAACGTATTaagttttgtttacagttatagTTGCtacgaattttcagtgaaattaaacatttttggttactttaaaaaatatatgtaaaaacataaacattgcaaacaaaattatgttattacatgtaaaatattaagagtaaattaagcgaaaatatcgatttattcGATAAAAATTATCGAACGTTATGAAATCAGtcagttatttacatatattctatGATTAAATTGTActctatacacacatataattttaattatattatattttctatatacatatgagaaTCCTTTGCAATTTATAAAGAGAAGCATATACAAAAACTCACctcaaaagaaataaataaacggAATGTTTAACAAAAGCTAATTGGTATGATTTtctcaaataatatttagtaaGCATTAAAAGCCGATTATGAGTAacgagttttttatttaaattgaaaaataacaatattctCAAGTTGTATTTGAATTAAAAGTTGTATAACTATCTAACTTGCTGAGCGTGTGAGCACAATATAATAAAGCTTGTTTATAAATTGAATTGTGGTTAGGTCAATAGGCATAAACTCATTTcaagttttaatttataaaatgacgCCGGCCTGTAGTACCACTCTTTCTCTAAATCGCCGGGCTTAtgtaatatttgctttaattgttgtaatttaaaaattgaagtcTTGTCTATGGACACAACggcgaaaaaaatgtattatcgTTCATGAAAACATTTAACTCATCGCATGagtagtttaaattaaattagccattttgaaaaatttcacgaAAATGCCCATTACGAGCATAATAGtatatcttttttaataaacatatgtaattaCTTCTCTTTTATAACCTTTAGTATACATCAACCAAATGAAATGttgtttgagattttttttttcataaaatgaaatgcattaatttacattttattaaatataagtatatttgagCTGAAGACATGTCTTAAGCCGAAAGATAAAATGTAATATTCCACAAGTGCttggaatttgtaaataaaacaaaagcaagtGATGCAAATAgtgcaattttcaaaattaaagccACAATCTGCTTCTCTAGTTTTATGATTTTGTTTTACACAATCAACAattgtattaataataaaaaattgttaaaccttaatattaatattgaataagcaattaagaattaaaagtgcataatatttaatttaaataaaagaaacattttaaatacaattttccatgttttattttatggtAATTGTCTGTGTGAACCATTACACTTCCAACGATCTAATTTCGCTTGTTCCGATGTTGTTGTAAAGGCAGAAAATATTCCAAATGAT includes:
- the LOC105224628 gene encoding uncharacterized protein LOC105224628 isoform X1, with protein sequence MKCTKNNLKMEVEKRQLEPSNCSGDAGITNVSLMATNSVDKSNIEVAEDMNKTQNHKSQTNKDETSDETAKKPTHNSAIKTNEEDSNKNENISDVSVKQQEVLLIKVTENNEGSKTPKLEESANKNSLDFKETKSGENLNDLNEFEDSQDAVEDDESQKEEASTADDDNSLSPSTQSQSPPLRDTTIATSSASIASAIGVAASVVVAAAGIRASIPDTILSPPKSETLTDDANTATSSSSPASDSQLSPMITETSIASSAALTPTTPPEAPEMSVSNNSGESTPSKTATKRGATDIDSVAEGGGKRVIQPINLVANGTIPKSSGKPLMSAMNKKLKEKTTRAPRQRKQKSTLPMYESEISDNKTGIKLCIKKSDSTGNLAASTGILVPTVTAKSVETTTTAPKQTRKRSRKTKSKARVDDDESEPEVTTVKRGKNKASNAERQKKVSFSGIEEQGEKHRATIEQGDWGARIPQEILFKIFEILVDREGCLPTLCRLGRVCTLWRNVALTPSLWKTMDLSTWIKDKYRTELKLKWFVDNRCSECTELNVANWKMSDINCFLNKLAVGCPNLTSITLSGWKGFTSDHLAYLAENMQKLERLDLSSVNVEMNASKSAVGPQSLCNALQIMNKRLTHLYLAHNRLAGIPQIVATLATHCPNLVNLDLSNVTTQATSHGIFHIEKLQHGCPKLKVLRVTNSHITWGNATLQEAMDSPGFPELEELSVAALTDECRVIGDDHLQRILKTSSKLKLLDVRGCARLTHESLIRLPAWDIKHLFLSFCSVTRDVGSGLELIASKWAHSLIELDLAWANVQQPLDNALRALAEKGSESPLAHLNLCGSSVSDEAVKEILANCAHMSSINLSSCRGLPRGVKRLMQGQQELQELREVLKVQMKVKLPAQIKQEQEEEERRKRFEQCGATTDADSGGGGSNVQSN
- the LOC105224628 gene encoding uncharacterized protein LOC105224628 isoform X2; the protein is MEVEKRQLEPSNCSGDAGITNVSLMATNSVDKSNIEVAEDMNKTQNHKSQTNKDETSDETAKKPTHNSAIKTNEEDSNKNENISDVSVKQQEVLLIKVTENNEGSKTPKLEESANKNSLDFKETKSGENLNDLNEFEDSQDAVEDDESQKEEASTADDDNSLSPSTQSQSPPLRDTTIATSSASIASAIGVAASVVVAAAGIRASIPDTILSPPKSETLTDDANTATSSSSPASDSQLSPMITETSIASSAALTPTTPPEAPEMSVSNNSGESTPSKTATKRGATDIDSVAEGGGKRVIQPINLVANGTIPKSSGKPLMSAMNKKLKEKTTRAPRQRKQKSTLPMYESEISDNKTGIKLCIKKSDSTGNLAASTGILVPTVTAKSVETTTTAPKQTRKRSRKTKSKARVDDDESEPEVTTVKRGKNKASNAERQKKVSFSGIEEQGEKHRATIEQGDWGARIPQEILFKIFEILVDREGCLPTLCRLGRVCTLWRNVALTPSLWKTMDLSTWIKDKYRTELKLKWFVDNRCSECTELNVANWKMSDINCFLNKLAVGCPNLTSITLSGWKGFTSDHLAYLAENMQKLERLDLSSVNVEMNASKSAVGPQSLCNALQIMNKRLTHLYLAHNRLAGIPQIVATLATHCPNLVNLDLSNVTTQATSHGIFHIEKLQHGCPKLKVLRVTNSHITWGNATLQEAMDSPGFPELEELSVAALTDECRVIGDDHLQRILKTSSKLKLLDVRGCARLTHESLIRLPAWDIKHLFLSFCSVTRDVGSGLELIASKWAHSLIELDLAWANVQQPLDNALRALAEKGSESPLAHLNLCGSSVSDEAVKEILANCAHMSSINLSSCRGLPRGVKRLMQGQQELQELREVLKVQMKVKLPAQIKQEQEEEERRKRFEQCGATTDADSGGGGSNVQSN